In a single window of the Zea mays cultivar B73 chromosome 5, Zm-B73-REFERENCE-NAM-5.0, whole genome shotgun sequence genome:
- the LOC100381887 gene encoding uncharacterized protein LOC100381887: protein MLRPRNPNLDKNMLCKRGVHKEQNEGLPTQSRCMEIHGRGSSSGRRRKQSDEKYPGSGGFPRVREGHEHASGSRRGTQKLLPEQDAARDSANGVDEESLLL, encoded by the coding sequence ATGTTGCGCCCCCGTAACCCAAACCTCGACAAAAACATGTTATGCAAAAGAGGAGTTCACAAGGAACAGAATGAAGGGCTCCCTACCCAAAGCCGATGCATGGAGATCCATGGCCGCGGAAGTAGCAGCGGGCGGCGGAGGAAACAATCCGATGAAAAATATCCAGGCTCCGGTGGATTTCCCCGCGTCCGAGAAGGCCACGAGCATGCCTCTGGGTCCCGGCGCGGCACCCAGAAGCTTCTACCAGAGCAGGACGCGGCCCGCGACAGCGCTAATGGCGTTGATGAAGAATCCCTTTTACTCTAG